A genome region from Chengkuizengella sp. SCS-71B includes the following:
- a CDS encoding DUF6677 family protein, translating into MEKHEVPGDIQPQQEKMDDFIEQRIHQHKQQMNSSSIPFQTTKHKNKFVTGLLAFLLPGMGHFYLGLMQRGVMFMMLLAIDIVFIVSLGMNFVDSNVPLIVLLSFVVPVIYFYNIFDALQIADIINTQGTQEDTKVNIRDGKTFGYMLIAAGTLLFIISNKPSWLSIVFDIFGSYLGGIALIVAGGLLIFSELKKKNQQ; encoded by the coding sequence ATGGAAAAACATGAAGTGCCTGGGGATATTCAGCCACAGCAAGAGAAGATGGATGACTTTATAGAGCAAAGAATTCATCAGCATAAACAACAAATGAATTCTAGTTCTATCCCTTTTCAAACTACTAAACATAAAAATAAGTTTGTAACTGGATTATTAGCATTTTTATTGCCTGGGATGGGCCATTTTTATTTAGGGTTAATGCAAAGAGGGGTGATGTTTATGATGCTTTTAGCCATAGACATCGTATTCATTGTCTCACTAGGTATGAACTTTGTTGATTCAAATGTTCCTTTAATTGTATTACTATCTTTTGTTGTTCCAGTTATTTATTTTTATAATATATTTGATGCTTTGCAAATAGCAGATATTATAAATACACAAGGTACTCAAGAGGATACAAAAGTAAATATAAGAGACGGAAAGACATTTGGTTATATGTTAATAGCAGCTGGTACACTACTTTTTATTATTAGTAACAAACCATCTTGGTTAAGTATAGTCTTTGATATTTTCGGTTCGTATTTAGGTGGTATTGCCTTAATTGTCGCAGGAGGGCTATTGATTTTTAGTGAATTAAAGAAAAAAAATCAACAATGA
- a CDS encoding RNA polymerase sigma factor, whose product MDQLTDEQLVKEIQMGKNEAYRLLVERHKNYIFTLIFQMIGHRETAEDLSQEVFIKLFRTLSSFQGSSKFKTWLYRLTVNLVIDHRRSQKRKSVVAWADEIKDKLFTDSNEEPETKTIAKEKQELVHQLINSLPDKYRIIIYLHHLKEFSCSEIAEIMQLPIKTVETRLYRGKKRLRQKWMEVDSHVQEKSKIQSTTV is encoded by the coding sequence ATGGATCAATTAACTGATGAGCAGCTTGTTAAAGAAATTCAAATGGGTAAAAATGAAGCATATCGTTTGTTGGTGGAAAGACATAAAAATTATATTTTTACACTAATATTTCAAATGATTGGACATCGTGAAACTGCTGAAGATTTATCTCAAGAAGTGTTTATTAAATTATTTAGAACACTTTCTTCTTTCCAAGGAAGTTCAAAATTTAAAACTTGGTTATACCGTCTAACAGTCAACCTTGTTATAGATCATCGCAGATCTCAAAAAAGAAAGTCAGTTGTGGCTTGGGCGGATGAAATAAAGGATAAATTATTTACAGATTCAAATGAAGAGCCAGAAACAAAAACGATAGCCAAAGAAAAACAGGAATTGGTACATCAACTTATTAACAGTCTGCCAGATAAGTATCGAATCATTATTTATTTACATCATTTGAAGGAGTTTTCTTGTTCTGAAATTGCAGAAATTATGCAACTCCCAATAAAAACAGTAGAAACTCGCTTGTACAGAGGAAAAAAAAGATTAAGGCAAAAGTGGATGGAGGTGGATAGTCATGTTCAGGAAAAATCAAAAATCCAATCGACAACAGTATGA
- the gatC gene encoding Asp-tRNA(Asn)/Glu-tRNA(Gln) amidotransferase subunit GatC, producing MSITINDVDHVAKLARLELNKEEKDQFTKQLNAILQYAEKLNELDTDNIQPTTHVLELTNVMREDKTRESLPLRKVFHNAPEEEEGQIKVPAVLE from the coding sequence ATGAGCATAACTATCAATGATGTGGATCACGTAGCTAAATTAGCTCGTCTTGAGTTAAATAAAGAAGAAAAGGATCAATTTACAAAACAATTGAATGCCATATTACAGTATGCAGAGAAATTGAATGAATTAGATACGGACAACATTCAACCTACAACACATGTATTGGAACTTACGAATGTGATGCGTGAGGATAAGACACGAGAATCTTTGCCACTTAGAAAAGTGTTTCACAATGCTCCAGAAGAAGAAGAGGGTCAAATTAAAGTGCCCGCGGTACTGGAATAA
- a CDS encoding Fur family transcriptional regulator — MSSQLEHALKQLKISGVRMTPQRHAILSFMLETDTHPSVDEIFKALGGQFPNMSVATIYNNLKVFLDAGLVRELTFGDGASRFDANVDEHYHAICDDCGKIVDFHSPPLYQIEEIASEKTGFIVKHHRMEVHGTCQQCSEA, encoded by the coding sequence ATGTCATCCCAGTTAGAACATGCCTTAAAGCAACTAAAAATAAGTGGTGTTCGTATGACACCGCAAAGACATGCGATCCTTTCGTTTATGTTAGAAACAGATACTCATCCTAGTGTGGATGAAATTTTTAAAGCACTTGGTGGACAGTTTCCAAATATGAGTGTTGCAACTATATATAATAATTTAAAAGTATTTTTAGACGCTGGTTTAGTTCGTGAGCTGACATTTGGTGATGGTGCGAGTCGATTTGATGCTAATGTAGATGAACATTACCATGCGATTTGTGATGATTGTGGTAAAATTGTTGATTTTCACTCTCCTCCGCTTTATCAAATTGAGGAGATAGCATCCGAAAAAACAGGGTTTATTGTTAAGCATCATAGAATGGAAGTTCATGGAACCTGTCAACAATGCAGTGAAGCATAA
- the ytvI gene encoding sporulation integral membrane protein YtvI: MITFYRKYYKTAIDIGLVVLTVFLTMWVFSYLYKIAAPIFFSFFIFLIIEPFARFLNRKGIKKSIATALSMLIFILVVLGAFIGGGALFINQITSFTGKIAEYQVIIQDEIIAQVEFISSEYQALPDNITDQIKSYASTITEKGAQLAEWFLISLTAILSSFSSFIVNFFVGLILAYFLSVEIADWKSVAKEKTPNTFKSAFYFLKDYVLKGIVSYIKAQFKLISLTFVVIFISLLIFGVNNAFSVSLLAAVFDLLPLLGVSTVFLPWVIYLFIVGNTSLAIKLTVVWVVVIGLRQILEPKIVGDSLGVSAFTMLTFMIISLSLFGIAGLILAPILTILIKELYVQGYLQKWIRLPEEEFHPKDQ; encoded by the coding sequence ATGATTACCTTCTATAGAAAGTATTACAAAACAGCCATTGATATAGGACTTGTTGTATTAACCGTTTTTTTAACAATGTGGGTATTTAGTTATTTGTACAAGATAGCTGCACCGATCTTTTTCTCTTTTTTTATTTTCCTTATCATTGAACCTTTTGCCCGTTTTCTTAATCGTAAAGGGATAAAAAAATCAATTGCTACTGCATTGTCCATGCTTATATTTATTTTAGTGGTTTTGGGAGCTTTTATTGGTGGAGGAGCATTATTTATCAATCAAATTACATCCTTTACAGGTAAAATAGCTGAATACCAAGTCATTATTCAAGATGAAATCATTGCACAAGTTGAATTTATTAGCTCAGAATATCAGGCACTCCCAGATAATATAACGGATCAAATTAAAAGCTACGCTTCTACAATCACAGAAAAAGGAGCGCAATTAGCAGAATGGTTTCTAATTAGCCTCACAGCCATACTCTCTTCATTTTCATCTTTTATAGTCAACTTTTTTGTAGGATTAATTTTAGCGTATTTTTTAAGTGTGGAAATTGCAGATTGGAAATCAGTAGCCAAAGAAAAAACGCCTAATACATTTAAGTCAGCATTTTACTTTTTAAAGGATTATGTACTAAAAGGAATTGTAAGTTACATAAAAGCACAATTTAAATTAATTAGTCTTACCTTTGTCGTTATATTTATTTCCTTGTTAATCTTTGGGGTTAATAATGCTTTTTCAGTTTCCTTGTTAGCTGCCGTTTTTGATTTATTACCTTTACTTGGAGTCTCTACTGTTTTTTTACCATGGGTTATATATTTGTTCATCGTTGGGAATACAAGCTTGGCAATTAAATTAACAGTTGTATGGGTCGTTGTCATTGGATTAAGACAGATTCTAGAACCGAAAATTGTGGGTGATTCTCTTGGAGTATCTGCTTTTACGATGCTTACTTTTATGATAATTTCTTTATCACTGTTTGGTATTGCAGGTTTAATTCTTGCTCCAATCCTTACGATTTTAATTAAGGAATTATATGTTCAAGGATATTTACAGAAATGGATTCGTTTACCTGAGGAAGAATTTCATCCCAAAGATCAGTAA
- a CDS encoding DUF4097 family beta strand repeat-containing protein: MIKVGRYTVAMLLVIVGAALLIDQTRDTIYLEKIVQWWPIIIIFFGIEYLLFQLKSNDDRDVKLDIKSIILSFIVVLVLSGLTSGFPFLNQLELVYFRSASENDMKFEKEVKMINFPENTNKLYVENLNGKISIKSSDQKDLKIETTIYVSKMDQEKTETIVNESKLEWVEGNTLQVFAKGKEYYRFGLKYKPKINLIIHVPESREIDIQLKMKNGSAIVTDAPVLNYLEIDTTNGDIYIKNIEGKVVADTTNGDIEVYSISNNTVLDTTNGDIIAKNIFGDFIVDTTNGKIEGEMIEGKVEADSTNGSITLVEVYDEVTADTTNGRIKVKSQVVDGSWYLDTLNEDIVVNLPENGNFTFRAKTSAGEFSSDFPFHIDKKLMGGIVGNGEHKIAAYTTNGSVIVKKWDQDL, encoded by the coding sequence ATGATAAAGGTGGGTAGATATACAGTAGCTATGTTGTTAGTGATCGTTGGTGCAGCATTGCTCATCGATCAAACAAGAGATACTATATATTTGGAAAAGATAGTACAGTGGTGGCCAATTATTATCATTTTTTTTGGAATTGAATACTTATTATTTCAATTAAAAAGTAATGATGATAGAGATGTCAAACTAGATATAAAGTCAATCATTTTAAGTTTTATTGTCGTACTAGTCCTATCTGGTTTAACATCAGGTTTTCCATTTTTGAATCAATTAGAATTAGTTTATTTTCGTTCTGCTTCTGAAAATGATATGAAATTTGAAAAAGAAGTTAAGATGATAAATTTTCCTGAAAATACAAATAAACTATATGTTGAAAATTTAAATGGAAAGATTAGCATAAAATCTTCTGATCAAAAAGACCTCAAAATTGAAACAACGATATATGTTTCTAAAATGGATCAAGAAAAAACAGAAACAATAGTAAATGAGTCTAAACTTGAGTGGGTTGAAGGGAACACTTTGCAAGTATTTGCAAAGGGAAAAGAATATTATAGGTTTGGTTTGAAATATAAACCCAAAATAAACTTGATTATACATGTGCCAGAATCTAGAGAAATAGATATTCAATTAAAAATGAAAAATGGCTCTGCTATAGTAACTGATGCTCCAGTACTTAATTATTTAGAAATTGATACAACAAATGGTGACATTTATATTAAAAACATAGAGGGCAAAGTAGTCGCTGATACAACGAATGGTGATATTGAGGTTTATTCTATCAGTAATAATACAGTGCTTGATACAACAAATGGAGATATTATTGCTAAAAATATATTTGGCGATTTTATAGTGGATACAACAAATGGTAAAATAGAAGGGGAAATGATTGAAGGAAAGGTTGAGGCTGATTCAACTAATGGATCAATAACGTTGGTTGAAGTGTACGATGAAGTGACAGCTGATACTACAAATGGCAGGATTAAAGTAAAGTCTCAAGTAGTTGATGGAAGCTGGTATTTAGACACTTTAAATGAAGATATAGTCGTAAATTTACCTGAAAATGGAAACTTCACATTTAGAGCTAAGACGAGTGCTGGAGAGTTTTCTAGTGATTTTCCTTTTCATATCGATAAGAAACTTATGGGTGGAATAGTTGGTAATGGTGAACACAAAATTGCCGCGTATACTACTAATGGTTCAGTAATTGTTAAAAAGTGGGACCAAGACCTTTAA
- the gatB gene encoding Asp-tRNA(Asn)/Glu-tRNA(Gln) amidotransferase subunit GatB — protein sequence MSNTKYETVIGLEVHVELHTNSKIFCGCSTEFGAPPNSHTCPICLGYPGVLPVLNKKAVEFAMKAAMALNCEIATESKFDRKNYFYPDSPKAYQISQFDKPIGENGWIDIEIDGQTKRIGITRLHLEEDAGKLTHIDGGYASLVDFNRVGTPLVEIVSEPDLRSPEEARLYLEKLKAIIQYCDVSDVKMEQGSLRCDANISIRPYGQEEFGTRAELKNMNSFSGVKKGLEYEEWRQADVINSGEAVVQETRRWDESKGKTFSMRGKEESHDYRYFPDPDLVQMYIDDEWKEKVRASIPELPDSRKKRYTEQFDLPSYDAEVITSSKHLADFFEESLQFTKDAKSVSNWMMGDLLGYLNANNLELPDVKVTGKGLGEMIGLIEKGTISSKIAKKVFKDMIETGKAPQTIVEEKGLVQISDEGAIKTIVEQIIEKNPQSVSDYKAGKQKAIGFLVGQVMKETKGKANPGLVNKLIKECID from the coding sequence ATGTCTAATACAAAATATGAAACCGTAATTGGATTAGAGGTGCATGTAGAATTACATACAAATTCCAAGATTTTTTGCGGATGTTCTACTGAATTTGGAGCTCCACCAAATTCACATACATGCCCGATTTGTTTAGGTTATCCTGGTGTATTGCCTGTTCTAAACAAAAAAGCAGTCGAATTTGCGATGAAAGCAGCCATGGCTCTAAATTGTGAGATTGCAACAGAAAGTAAGTTTGATCGAAAGAATTATTTTTATCCCGATTCTCCAAAAGCGTATCAGATTTCTCAGTTTGATAAACCGATTGGTGAAAATGGTTGGATTGATATTGAAATAGATGGGCAAACCAAAAGGATTGGAATAACTAGGCTTCATTTAGAAGAGGATGCAGGTAAATTAACACATATTGATGGTGGATATGCATCATTGGTAGATTTTAATCGTGTAGGAACTCCTCTTGTTGAAATTGTATCTGAACCAGACCTGCGTTCACCAGAAGAAGCTAGACTATATTTGGAAAAATTAAAAGCGATTATTCAATATTGTGATGTTTCTGATGTGAAGATGGAGCAGGGTTCCTTACGTTGTGATGCGAATATAAGTATTCGACCTTATGGGCAAGAAGAGTTTGGCACTAGAGCGGAATTGAAAAATATGAATTCATTTAGTGGTGTAAAAAAAGGGTTAGAATACGAGGAATGGCGTCAAGCTGATGTGATAAACAGTGGAGAAGCTGTAGTACAAGAAACAAGACGTTGGGATGAATCTAAGGGTAAAACCTTCTCCATGCGTGGAAAAGAAGAATCCCATGATTATCGTTATTTTCCAGATCCTGATCTTGTTCAGATGTACATTGATGATGAATGGAAAGAAAAAGTAAGAGCCTCAATTCCTGAATTACCAGATTCACGTAAAAAAAGATATACTGAACAATTTGATTTACCGAGTTATGATGCAGAGGTTATCACATCTTCAAAACATTTAGCTGACTTCTTTGAAGAAAGTTTACAATTTACAAAGGATGCTAAATCAGTATCAAATTGGATGATGGGTGATTTGTTAGGATATTTAAATGCTAACAATTTAGAATTACCAGATGTAAAAGTGACTGGTAAAGGGCTGGGGGAAATGATCGGTTTAATTGAAAAAGGGACGATTAGTTCCAAAATAGCCAAAAAAGTATTCAAAGATATGATTGAAACAGGTAAAGCGCCTCAAACGATTGTTGAGGAAAAAGGTTTGGTACAGATCAGTGATGAAGGAGCAATTAAAACGATCGTTGAGCAAATCATTGAAAAAAATCCTCAATCTGTTTCTGATTACAAAGCAGGGAAGCAAAAAGCGATTGGTTTCTTAGTAGGTCAAGTCATGAAAGAAACTAAAGGGAAAGCGAACCCAGGATTAGTGAACAAACTTATTAAAGAATGTATAGATTAA
- the gatA gene encoding Asp-tRNA(Asn)/Glu-tRNA(Gln) amidotransferase subunit GatA codes for MSLFHNRLKDIHNQLINKQLKVSELVNESYDRIQQVDSKVKAFLTLDEENARVSAAKLDELLEKDSERGLLFGLPAGIKDNIITEGLRTTCASQFLSNFDPIYDATVMKKLKAAQSITIGKINMDEFAMGGSNENSSFHPTLNPWNTEYVPGGSSGGSAAAVAADEVYFALGSDTGGSIRQPAAYCGVVGLKPTYGLVSRFGLVAFASSLDQIGPITKNVEDNAYVLQSIAGYDAMDSTSANVDIPDYLGALTGDVKGLKIGVPKEYLGEGIDPKVKDSILEALKVLEGLGAEWEEVSLPHTEYAVATYYLLASSEASSNLARFDGVRYGVRTENPGNLLDVYLKSRSEGFGQEVKRRIMLGTYSLSSGYYDAYYLKAQKVRTLIKQDFDKVFEKYDVVIGPTAPTTAFKLGSQIDDPLTMYLNDICTIPVSLAGVPAISVPCGFVEGLPVGLQIIGKAFDESTVLRVAHAYEQSTEFHQKRPQL; via the coding sequence GTGTCTTTATTTCACAATCGGTTAAAAGACATACATAATCAGTTAATAAACAAACAATTAAAAGTATCAGAATTAGTGAATGAGTCGTATGATCGAATTCAACAAGTAGATTCAAAGGTTAAAGCTTTTTTAACATTAGATGAAGAGAATGCAAGAGTTTCTGCTGCAAAATTGGATGAGCTTTTAGAAAAAGACAGTGAAAGAGGATTATTATTTGGTTTACCTGCGGGTATTAAAGATAATATCATTACTGAAGGATTAAGAACAACTTGTGCTAGTCAATTTCTATCAAATTTCGATCCTATTTACGATGCAACAGTGATGAAAAAATTAAAAGCTGCTCAATCCATTACAATAGGGAAAATCAACATGGATGAATTTGCAATGGGGGGCTCCAATGAAAATTCAAGCTTCCATCCTACGCTCAATCCATGGAATACGGAGTATGTCCCAGGAGGTTCTAGCGGTGGTTCGGCAGCAGCGGTGGCGGCGGACGAGGTATATTTTGCACTTGGATCGGATACAGGTGGTTCCATTCGACAACCAGCAGCTTATTGTGGAGTAGTAGGTTTAAAGCCAACGTACGGTTTAGTTTCCCGTTTTGGACTTGTTGCTTTTGCTTCTTCATTAGATCAAATTGGTCCAATTACTAAAAATGTCGAGGATAATGCATACGTCTTGCAATCAATAGCTGGATATGATGCAATGGATTCTACTTCAGCCAATGTAGATATTCCTGATTATCTTGGCGCATTGACGGGTGATGTTAAAGGTTTGAAAATCGGTGTACCTAAAGAGTATTTAGGAGAAGGTATTGATCCTAAAGTCAAAGACTCTATTTTAGAAGCGTTAAAAGTTCTTGAAGGTTTAGGAGCTGAGTGGGAAGAAGTTTCACTTCCACATACAGAATATGCAGTCGCAACATATTATCTACTTGCGTCTTCTGAAGCATCGTCAAACCTAGCTAGGTTTGACGGTGTACGTTATGGTGTGCGAACAGAGAATCCAGGCAATTTACTAGATGTTTATTTGAAATCTCGCAGTGAGGGATTTGGTCAAGAAGTAAAACGTAGAATCATGCTTGGCACTTACTCGTTAAGTTCTGGTTATTATGATGCTTATTATTTAAAAGCTCAAAAAGTTCGTACTTTAATTAAACAAGATTTTGATAAAGTATTTGAAAAATATGATGTTGTCATCGGTCCTACTGCCCCAACGACAGCTTTTAAACTGGGATCTCAAATCGACGATCCATTAACGATGTATTTAAATGATATTTGTACAATACCAGTTAGTTTAGCGGGAGTTCCTGCGATCAGTGTGCCATGTGGTTTTGTAGAAGGTTTACCTGTTGGATTGCAAATTATTGGGAAAGCCTTTGATGAATCTACTGTATTGCGAGTAGCACATGCTTATGAACAGAGTACAGAATTTCATCAAAAGCGACCGCAGCTGTAG
- a CDS encoding ATPase, whose product MFRLGQKVVIVEDKFEQNLPVGSYGYIIAVDKNPDNAFDFVLRVPKSGKHIYVPACDLETEEVLLRREAEKVEREALIDFALATKNEELFHKVMNGDHVETANDSKENALNHDEFLKQVHLKAWI is encoded by the coding sequence ATGTTTCGATTAGGGCAAAAAGTAGTGATAGTAGAAGATAAATTTGAGCAAAACCTTCCTGTAGGATCATATGGATATATCATTGCAGTTGATAAAAATCCTGATAATGCATTTGACTTTGTGTTGCGTGTACCGAAATCTGGAAAACATATCTATGTTCCTGCATGTGATTTAGAAACGGAAGAAGTATTATTAAGAAGAGAAGCAGAAAAAGTAGAAAGAGAAGCTTTGATAGATTTTGCACTAGCCACAAAAAATGAAGAATTATTCCATAAAGTGATGAATGGGGATCATGTAGAAACAGCAAATGATTCCAAGGAAAACGCATTGAACCATGATGAATTCTTGAAGCAAGTTCACTTGAAAGCTTGGATTTAA
- a CDS encoding sensor histidine kinase codes for MKNVLKGSLLFILFISLLWCLIITFRYPFIGIEVEQNEQHHWLVKTINDTGASAKFDFAVGDRILKVDDQTPDHFPTIKNSNAIEQAHEITVLTDGSVREIILDKDTIVLDDVTALLAGLICLSLAILIYVKASISKSARMLAYFFLSAAIIWFSLGAYIREDMIGTYLLKTFMMVLQIVFLHFLFVFFKEKGNITLPTKMLDYMYAIIIVVALTRLLGFFPSLSYIAIPFNSIFTLTFFTISFLINILFLSYVYLKYCKDKTHFTSIIKSVWVCLIVSFSPFILLSIIPELLTGRAIIDYIYSSLFLLLLPIFFAYLIASNQIFDIGLVLRRFLFSILLGLLPSGFFTGFYALIFYDEIAVKPILFLFLSSLVLVSWILYATEYYTTKMEKFIFPKKYYLQSMLKKVSQRLGSISSFRELKDMILVDITGTLEVFGGAILFKYKDEKIEMVYEGEININEIERLLHSPALFEHSSYTCLEINHHEEYTSYLILTRKKNNTLLGKEEIQWLKLITTYLAVSLENIHLIRKLTQKLEKFAFNLPTNQEAKEIQWFRKIMFELQEEERVRIASDLHDTTMQDLFFLKRRFVSIAEKYVMSSEDKKQLDSMIEFIEMINVNLRQSCFELSPYLLKDIGLIKTIQTMLDKEEYNCEFDLFFYAESDSMIESTDLQTKTHIFRIIQELLNNAKKHSKATRVIFSLSVRDYFINLKYEDDGVGIESHFKSGKDLEYGESNGIGMEQMKGRVMLLNGTLEIDTSANYGVTINVHIPIKEIITTRT; via the coding sequence ATGAAAAATGTTTTAAAAGGAAGTTTATTATTCATTTTATTCATCTCTTTATTGTGGTGTTTAATTATCACTTTTAGATATCCTTTTATTGGTATAGAAGTAGAACAAAATGAGCAACATCATTGGCTTGTAAAAACAATTAATGATACTGGAGCAAGTGCTAAATTTGATTTTGCAGTAGGGGATCGAATTTTAAAAGTGGATGATCAAACTCCAGATCATTTTCCAACTATAAAAAATTCTAATGCAATAGAACAGGCTCATGAGATCACAGTATTAACTGATGGTTCAGTTCGAGAGATCATTTTAGATAAAGATACAATTGTTTTAGATGATGTCACCGCCCTTTTAGCCGGGTTAATTTGTTTGTCTTTGGCTATTTTGATATATGTAAAGGCTAGTATATCAAAATCAGCTCGTATGTTAGCTTATTTTTTTCTTTCCGCAGCCATCATTTGGTTTAGTTTAGGAGCTTATATCAGAGAAGATATGATTGGAACCTATTTACTCAAAACCTTTATGATGGTTTTACAAATTGTATTTTTACATTTTTTGTTTGTGTTTTTTAAAGAAAAAGGAAACATAACACTACCGACTAAAATGTTAGATTATATGTATGCGATTATCATTGTTGTAGCCTTGACTAGACTTCTAGGATTTTTCCCTTCCTTATCTTATATAGCCATACCTTTTAATAGTATATTCACATTAACATTTTTTACCATTTCTTTTTTGATTAATATCTTGTTCCTTTCCTATGTATATTTGAAATATTGTAAGGATAAAACGCATTTTACATCCATCATTAAAAGTGTATGGGTTTGTTTGATCGTATCTTTTTCACCTTTTATCCTACTATCCATAATCCCTGAACTATTAACAGGTAGAGCTATTATTGACTACATATATTCAAGTTTGTTTTTACTCTTACTCCCTATTTTTTTTGCATATTTGATCGCATCCAATCAAATATTCGATATTGGTTTAGTTTTGCGTCGGTTTTTATTTTCAATTTTATTAGGTCTTTTGCCAAGTGGTTTCTTTACAGGATTTTATGCTCTGATATTTTATGATGAAATCGCAGTGAAGCCCATTTTATTTTTATTCTTATCATCCTTAGTTTTAGTTTCTTGGATTTTATACGCCACAGAGTACTATACAACAAAAATGGAAAAGTTCATTTTTCCTAAAAAATATTATTTGCAGTCTATGTTAAAAAAGGTTTCCCAAAGACTGGGTTCTATTTCAAGCTTTCGAGAATTAAAAGATATGATATTAGTAGATATAACTGGAACCTTAGAAGTTTTTGGTGGTGCTATTTTATTTAAATATAAAGATGAAAAGATTGAAATGGTTTATGAAGGAGAAATAAATATTAACGAAATTGAAAGGTTGTTGCATTCACCTGCACTTTTTGAGCATTCTTCATATACTTGTTTAGAGATAAACCATCATGAAGAATATACAAGTTATTTAATTCTCACAAGGAAGAAAAACAATACATTGTTAGGTAAGGAAGAAATTCAATGGTTAAAATTGATTACCACTTATCTAGCTGTTAGTTTGGAGAATATTCATTTAATACGTAAATTAACGCAAAAATTAGAGAAGTTCGCCTTTAATCTCCCAACAAACCAGGAAGCGAAAGAAATTCAATGGTTTCGTAAAATTATGTTTGAGTTACAAGAGGAAGAAAGGGTACGGATTGCTTCCGATCTTCACGATACAACCATGCAGGATTTGTTTTTTCTGAAAAGAAGATTTGTTTCCATAGCTGAGAAATATGTAATGAGTTCAGAGGATAAAAAACAGTTAGATAGTATGATTGAATTCATAGAGATGATCAATGTAAATCTTCGTCAAAGCTGTTTTGAGTTGAGCCCATATTTATTAAAGGATATTGGTCTTATTAAAACAATTCAAACTATGCTGGATAAAGAAGAATATAATTGCGAATTTGATTTGTTCTTTTACGCTGAATCTGATTCTATGATAGAATCAACAGATTTACAAACTAAAACACATATTTTTAGAATCATTCAAGAACTTCTAAATAATGCCAAGAAACATTCAAAAGCTACCAGAGTCATTTTTAGTTTAAGTGTAAGAGATTATTTTATTAACTTGAAGTATGAGGATGACGGCGTTGGAATAGAAAGTCATTTTAAATCTGGTAAGGACTTGGAGTATGGTGAATCAAATGGTATAGGTATGGAGCAAATGAAGGGGCGAGTTATGTTACTTAACGGAACGTTGGAAATAGATACCTCAGCTAATTATGGAGTAACAATAAATGTTCATATACCAATTAAAGAGATTATTACAACTAGAACATAA